The DNA sequence CGTGACAGGATGGGCGCGTGAACAGCCCTCGCCCCCAGTCCTTGATGATCCTCGTCGCCGGCCCCTATCGCTCCGGGACGAATGACGACCCCGTGAAGATGGCGGCCAACGTCACCGCCATGACGGACATCGCGCTGCGCCTGTATCGCGCCGGGCACCTGCCCGTGGTGGGCGAGTGGTTCGCCCTGCCCCTGGTCGAAGCGGCGTGCTCCCAGAAGGTTGGCGATGGCCCCTTCAATGAGATCTTCCACCCCATCGCGCACCGCATCCTGGAGCGCTGTGACGCATGCCTGCGGATCGGCGGCGCCTCGCAGGGGGCCGATGAGATGGTGCGGACCACGCTGGCTCAGGGCAAGCAGGTGTTCTACCGGCTGGAGGATGTCCCCGGCTGCGCCTGAAAAGCGACCGGGGGCCGCGGCGCAAAGCCACGACCCCCGGAGGTACTTTCTTGCTGCGAGGAGGGACTACAGCGAGGACTTGTAGAGCAGCTTGCCGAACGACAGGGTCGTGCCGTTGTTCACCAGCCAGGTGTTGATGGTGGCCGAGGACGCGTCACCGTAGGTGGCCTTGTAGAGCGCGCCCACGCCGGCCACGTGCGGGCTGGCCATCGAGGTGCCGCTCATGGTCGCGGTGCCGCCGCTGCTCGAGGTGGACAGGATGTTGGAGCCCGGCGCGTAGATGTCCACGCAGCTGCCGATGTTCGAGAACGAGGAGCGCGTGTCGTTGCTGGCCGTGGAGCCCACCGTGGTGACGTTGGTGGCGCCCGCCGGCGAGTAGCTGCACGCGTTGGCGCCGCTGTTGTTGCCCGCCGCCACCGCCACGAACACGCCCGCGTTGGACAGGTTGGTGGCCGCCGTGTTCACCGAGGTGTTGGCCGCACCGCCCAGGCTCATGTTGGCCACCGCCGGCTTCACGTGGTTGAGGCGCACCCAGTCCATGCCGGCGATGACGCCCGACCAGGAGCCCGAGCCGTTGCAGTCCAGCACGCGCACGCCGCGCAGCTTCACGGCCTTGGCCACGCCGTAGGTGGAGCCGCCCACCGTGCCCGCCACGTGCGTGCCGTGGCCGTTGCAGTCCGCGCCCGTGCCGCCGAAGGCGTCGTATACGTTGGTCGCGCGGCCACCGAAGTTCGAGTGGGCCGTGTAGATGCCCGTGTCGATGATGTACGCGTTGATGTTGGAAGCCGTGGAGGTGTAGATGTAGGTGCCGTTCAGCGGCAGCGTCTTCTGGTCAATGCGGTCCAGGCCCCAGGGAGCGCCCGTCTGGGTGGCGTCGATGGAGGCCACGCCGTCCTCCTCGACGTACTCCACCATGGGGTTGCGGCGCAGGGCG is a window from the Hyalangium ruber genome containing:
- a CDS encoding S8 family peptidase, yielding MKNARNTLFLGSVLALAACGGEMNDMDSLEASELGQTQAPLLKAEPGKAIPGAYIVKLRDGAQFSTLGNVMAEVKTRHQYSIINGFAADLDEKQLDALRRNPMVEYVEEDGVASIDATQTGAPWGLDRIDQKTLPLNGTYIYTSTASNINAYIIDTGIYTAHSNFGGRATNVYDAFGGTGADCNGHGTHVAGTVGGSTYGVAKAVKLRGVRVLDCNGSGSWSGVIAGMDWVRLNHVKPAVANMSLGGAANTSVNTAATNLSNAGVFVAVAAGNNSGANACSYSPAGATNVTTVGSTASNDTRSSFSNIGSCVDIYAPGSNILSTSSSGGTATMSGTSMASPHVAGVGALYKATYGDASSATINTWLVNNGTTLSFGKLLYKSSL